Proteins from a genomic interval of Scomber japonicus isolate fScoJap1 chromosome 10, fScoJap1.pri, whole genome shotgun sequence:
- the fam110d gene encoding protein FAM110C codes for MKPLTPIGSPSPLRLLNKGPDYLRRQIDGGGHGRSVSAVERLEADKAKYVKSQQVINTKQEPVLVPCATPPPQPRRAVVIPGSLTPHLPPRRSSNTPFSTLSGSFTSRDENENDDSRKENRRTSVDVEAHNRSNVNNVMLPSPRTPAINIMVAPHSAPILRRSTGKRMLRPDSLIIYRQKKECKSPTGAGVGENNNVELKGYSFVRRLFQGSMREKSGGGEGRIQKMVIGEEKAPSRDGDSRMSWTNDKDTTDGGPGSRRSSKTDQERSPGSIPSPRFSYTLERTNNGFTKGTTDGVNNGITNGNHSSNHDDENDPWKRASPPPAPRRKFGQLYRSKSELRLRCSVAISEQEHFFDFCGLDIDMIERLGRENFLSGASSIDTLSLALRSVGGDGCGGSEPSEFSRHSGDGLFQEELAEQLPTGVSIIERNARVIKWLYGCRNAAREGPKESTV; via the coding sequence ATGAAACCACTAACCCCAATTGGCTCCCCCTCTCCTCTGAGGCTCCTCAACAAGGGTCCAGACTACCTGCGCAGGCAGATAGATGGTGGAGGCCACGGCCGCTCAGTCAGTGCTGTGGAGAGACTTGAGGCGGACAAAGCCAAATATGTCAAGAGCCAGCAGGTAATCAACACCAAACAGGAGCCTGTACTTGTACCTTGTGCTACCCCACCACCACAGCCCCGGCGAGCTGTTGTCATTCCTGGTAGCTTGACGCCTCATCTCCCCCCACGGCGTTCATCCAACACCCCTTTTTCTACACTCTCTGGCTCCTTCACCTCaagagatgaaaatgaaaatgacgaTTCCAGAAAGGAGAACCGACGGACTTCAGTTGATGTTGAAGCCCACAACAGGAGTAACGTTAACAATGTGATGCTTCCCAGCCCCAGGACACCCGCAATTAACATCATGGTGGCACCGCACAGCGCCCCTATACTCAGAAGGAGCACAGGCAAACGCATGCTGAGACCGGACTCGCTCATCATctacagacagaagaaagagtgCAAGAGTCCCACAGGTGCAGGGGTGGGAGAAAACAACAATGTGGAACTGAAGGGCTACAGTTTTGTCCGCCGCCTCTTCCAGGGTTCCATGAGGGAGAAAAGTGGTGGAGGTGAGGGCAGAATCCAGAAGATGGTGATTGGTGAAGAGAAAGCGCCATCACGGGATGGAGACTCCCGCATGTCATGGACCAATGACAAAGACACTACAGATGGTGGACCAGGGAGCAGGAGGTCTAGTAAAACTGACCAAGAACGCAGCCCAGGGTCTATCCCCAGTCCCAGGTTTAGCTATACACTTGAACGGACTAATAATGGATTTACAAAAGGTACCACTGATGGAGTTAACAATGGTATCACCAATGGCAACCACTCAAGTAACCACGATGATGAGAACGACCCATGGAAACGGgcatcaccaccaccagcacccaGAAGGAAGTTTGGGCAACTGTATCGCTCTAAGTCAGAACTGCGCCTGCGCTGCTCTGTAGCGATATCAGAGCAGGAGCATTTCTTTGACTTCTGTGGACTGGACATTGACATGATAGAGCGTCTGGGTCGAGAGAATTTCCTCTCTGGTGCCAGCTCCATAGACACACTGTCACTGGCACTCCGCAGTGTAGGCGGGGACGGCTGCGGTGGCTCGGAGCCCAGCGAGTTCTCCCGCCACTCAGGAGACGGGCTGTttcaggaggagctggctgagcagCTTCCCACTGGAGTGTCAATCATTGAGAGAAACGCGCGTGTCATCAAGTGGCTTTACGGGTGTAGGAATGCTGCTCGCGAAGGACCCAAAGAGTCAACTGTTTAA